The Saccharomonospora glauca K62 genome has a segment encoding these proteins:
- a CDS encoding ArsR/SmtB family transcription factor: MGHQPPGHAPPAQLSAEDATAVATTLQALATPSRLLILTRLRAGACAVTDLAEDVGMETSAVSHQLRLLRNLGLVTGTRQGRNIVYSLYDSHVAMLLDEAVYHIEHLRLGLRDDHPADRRHATRSR, translated from the coding sequence ATGGGTCACCAGCCACCGGGACACGCCCCGCCCGCTCAGCTGAGCGCGGAGGACGCCACTGCGGTGGCCACCACCCTGCAGGCACTGGCCACACCGAGCCGCCTGCTGATCCTCACCAGGCTGCGGGCCGGCGCCTGTGCGGTGACCGACCTCGCTGAGGATGTCGGCATGGAGACCTCCGCGGTGTCACACCAACTACGGCTCCTGCGCAACCTCGGCCTGGTCACCGGCACGCGCCAGGGACGCAACATCGTGTACAGCCTCTACGACAGCCACGTCGCGATGTTGCTCGACGAAGCCGTCTACCACATCGAGCACCTCCGGCTGGGACTCCGCGACGACCACCCCGCCGACCGGCGGCACGCCACCCGAAGCCGCTGA
- a CDS encoding aminotransferase class V-fold PLP-dependent enzyme, protein MRTAFGAEFDLADGYLNTPAVGVPPVHVAEAVEEFVRRWRTGAQRPADFDAAVDDTRESFGRLVGVPGDRVAVGSAVSPLVGMVAQAVPDGCRVLVSEGEFTSVTFPFAVQTDRGVKVTEVPLTALPDAVADHDLVAVSVVQSADGAVVDLEGLRAAAEAADVAVLLDVTQAAGWLPLRLDWADWVVCAGYKWLLAPRGAAWLAVHPKALHRTRPVAASWYAGRDRWNSVYDLPLRLADEARRFDVSPGWPAFAGAAPALSYLASLDLHEVRAHGVGLANRLREAVGLPEGNSPIVALPVADGVERLARSGVVASARAGHTRVGFHIYNTEADVDRVVRALGPSPTTVTIRG, encoded by the coding sequence ATGAGAACTGCTTTCGGAGCCGAGTTCGACCTCGCCGACGGCTACCTGAACACTCCCGCTGTCGGGGTCCCGCCGGTGCACGTCGCCGAGGCGGTGGAGGAGTTCGTGAGGCGGTGGCGCACCGGTGCGCAGCGGCCCGCCGACTTCGACGCGGCCGTGGACGACACCCGTGAGTCGTTCGGGCGGCTCGTGGGGGTGCCCGGTGACCGGGTGGCCGTGGGTTCGGCCGTGTCGCCGCTGGTGGGCATGGTGGCGCAGGCGGTGCCCGACGGCTGCCGGGTCCTCGTCTCCGAGGGCGAGTTCACCAGCGTGACCTTCCCGTTCGCCGTCCAGACGGATCGCGGGGTCAAGGTCACCGAGGTGCCGTTGACCGCGTTGCCCGACGCGGTGGCCGACCACGATCTCGTGGCGGTGAGCGTCGTGCAGTCCGCCGACGGGGCCGTCGTCGACCTGGAGGGACTGCGCGCCGCGGCCGAGGCCGCCGACGTCGCCGTCCTGCTCGACGTCACCCAGGCGGCGGGCTGGCTGCCCCTGCGGCTCGACTGGGCCGACTGGGTGGTGTGCGCGGGGTACAAGTGGCTGCTCGCGCCCCGTGGCGCGGCATGGCTGGCCGTGCACCCGAAGGCGCTCCACCGGACGCGTCCGGTGGCCGCTTCCTGGTACGCCGGGCGGGACCGCTGGAACAGCGTCTACGACCTGCCGCTACGGCTGGCCGACGAGGCCCGCCGGTTCGACGTCTCACCGGGATGGCCGGCCTTCGCCGGTGCCGCACCGGCGTTGTCCTACCTCGCGTCCCTCGACCTCCATGAGGTGCGGGCCCACGGGGTCGGGCTCGCGAACCGACTGCGGGAGGCCGTCGGACTGCCCGAGGGGAACAGCCCCATCGTGGCGTTGCCCGTCGCCGACGGGGTGGAGCGGTTGGCCCGCTCGGGCGTGGTCGCCAGCGCCCGAGCGGGACACACACGGGTGGGCTTCCATATCTACAACACGGAAGCCGACGTCGACCGGGTGGTGCGCGCGCTCGGTCCGTCGCCGACTACGGTCACGATCCGTGGCTGA
- a CDS encoding ferritin-like domain-containing protein encodes MRSQSGRPAFGRRVFLRAAAFTVLAVPTASGLAACTSGYEDAPDPLRPLWLQASGHAKAAEKLATESSDLADVAGQVATVRAAHAEALRAEVERLNRPVPEGETPPTFDTSDPSRLWSWLAEGRDEALRLLPELPRHRAGLVGSVAAGCAAALELGQPSQLGEPAFDPTSVTRLEDDTANAVQTALETEHAAIWVYGLVRAFLDEDYESGITRGERAHIERRDVCERLLSAAGRTPRPAEPAYVLTDPVTDDGSAARAVATAESDATTAWHGVLERTDDASIRDFAVHCLIGAATRGVHWREEAGIEPVVPRLPGREPATH; translated from the coding sequence GTGAGATCCCAATCTGGCAGACCCGCGTTCGGAAGACGCGTGTTCCTGCGGGCCGCCGCGTTCACCGTGCTGGCGGTCCCCACGGCCTCCGGCCTGGCGGCGTGCACCTCCGGCTACGAGGACGCCCCCGACCCGTTGCGACCGCTGTGGTTGCAGGCCTCCGGCCACGCGAAGGCCGCCGAGAAGCTGGCCACCGAGTCCTCGGACCTCGCCGACGTCGCGGGCCAGGTGGCCACCGTCCGCGCGGCACACGCCGAAGCGCTACGGGCGGAGGTGGAGCGGCTCAACCGGCCGGTGCCGGAGGGAGAGACACCACCGACGTTCGACACGAGTGACCCCTCACGGTTGTGGTCCTGGCTCGCCGAGGGCAGGGACGAGGCGCTGCGTCTGCTTCCCGAGCTGCCCCGCCACCGCGCGGGTCTGGTGGGTTCGGTGGCCGCGGGCTGCGCCGCGGCCCTGGAGCTGGGACAGCCCTCCCAGCTCGGCGAACCGGCGTTCGACCCGACCTCGGTGACCCGGCTGGAGGACGACACCGCGAACGCGGTGCAGACGGCGCTGGAGACCGAGCACGCCGCGATCTGGGTGTACGGCCTGGTGCGGGCGTTCCTCGACGAGGATTACGAAAGCGGCATCACCCGTGGCGAGCGCGCCCACATCGAGCGGAGGGACGTCTGCGAACGGCTGTTGTCCGCCGCGGGCCGCACGCCCCGTCCCGCCGAACCCGCCTACGTCCTCACCGACCCGGTGACCGACGACGGTTCGGCCGCGCGCGCGGTCGCCACCGCCGAGTCCGACGCCACCACCGCCTGGCACGGCGTCCTCGAACGCACCGACGACGCGTCGATCCGGGACTTCGCCGTCCACTGCCTGATCGGCGCCGCGACGCGGGGCGTCCACTGGCGCGAGGAGGCGGGGATCGAGCCGGTCGTGCCGCGACTGCCGGGCCGGGAACCCGCGACGCACTGA
- the rimP gene encoding ribosome maturation factor RimP, protein MPNELASRLEPLVAEAVEAAGFELDALDVQQAGRRKLVKVVVDSDDGVELDKVAEISKAVSAMLDRHEHLIAGAYTLEVTSPGLDRPLTKPRHWRRARFRLVRVTPHEGPAFVGRVGAAGEESVRILVDGQIRDLPYADVRKAVVEVEFKQPPSGELKLLEEDDCGKIGEGTGTKEESR, encoded by the coding sequence GTGCCCAACGAACTCGCCAGCAGGCTGGAGCCACTCGTGGCCGAGGCCGTCGAGGCCGCGGGTTTCGAACTCGACGCGCTGGACGTGCAGCAGGCGGGCAGGCGCAAGCTGGTGAAGGTCGTGGTCGACAGCGACGACGGTGTTGAGCTCGACAAGGTCGCGGAGATCAGCAAGGCGGTGTCGGCGATGCTCGACCGGCACGAACACCTGATCGCAGGCGCTTACACGCTGGAGGTGACCTCGCCGGGGCTCGACAGGCCGCTGACGAAACCGCGGCACTGGCGCAGAGCACGGTTCCGGCTGGTCCGGGTCACTCCGCACGAGGGACCCGCGTTCGTCGGCCGTGTCGGTGCCGCGGGCGAGGAGTCGGTGCGCATACTGGTTGACGGACAGATTCGCGACCTGCCCTATGCCGACGTGCGCAAGGCCGTGGTCGAGGTCGAGTTCAAGCAGCCGCCTTCCGGGGAGCTCAAGCTGCTGGAAGAGGATGATTGCGGCAAGATCGGGGAAGGCACCGGAACGAAGGAGGAGTCGAGGTGA
- the nusA gene encoding transcription termination factor NusA produces MNVDIAALRAIERDKDIPFETVLEAIESALLTAYKHTEGHQPHARIDIDRKTGYVRVLAYTLGPDGEVEEEWDDTPEGFGRIAAATARQVILQRLRDAEHEKTYGEFSAQEGEIVAGVVQRDAKANARGMVIVQVGDTEGVLPPAEQVPGESYEHGARLKAYVVGVSRTARGPQITLSRTHPNLVRKLFALEVPEIADGTVEITAVAREAGHRSKIAVRSTVPGVNAKGACIGHVGARVRNVMSELGGEKIDIIDYSDDPAQFVGNALSPAKVVSVSVVDERARTARVVVPDFQLSLAIGKEGQNARLAARLTGWRIDIRSDAAPDAGQPSEKRHPAAAGSAD; encoded by the coding sequence GTGAACGTCGACATCGCGGCGTTGCGCGCGATCGAGCGGGACAAGGACATCCCCTTCGAGACGGTTCTGGAGGCCATCGAGAGCGCACTGCTGACGGCCTACAAGCACACCGAGGGCCACCAGCCCCACGCGAGGATCGACATCGACCGCAAGACCGGCTACGTGCGCGTGCTGGCCTACACGCTCGGCCCCGACGGCGAGGTGGAGGAGGAGTGGGACGACACTCCGGAGGGCTTCGGCCGGATCGCCGCCGCCACCGCGCGCCAGGTCATCCTCCAGCGTCTGCGTGACGCGGAGCACGAGAAGACCTACGGCGAGTTCTCGGCCCAGGAGGGCGAGATCGTGGCCGGCGTCGTGCAGCGCGACGCCAAGGCGAACGCCAGGGGCATGGTGATCGTGCAGGTCGGTGACACCGAGGGTGTGCTGCCCCCGGCCGAGCAGGTCCCCGGCGAGAGCTACGAGCACGGAGCCCGGCTCAAGGCGTACGTCGTGGGGGTGTCCCGCACGGCGCGGGGCCCGCAGATCACCCTCTCGCGTACCCACCCGAACCTCGTGCGCAAGCTCTTCGCGCTGGAGGTGCCCGAGATCGCCGACGGAACCGTCGAGATCACGGCCGTGGCGAGGGAGGCCGGTCACCGGTCGAAGATCGCCGTGCGTTCCACCGTTCCCGGCGTGAACGCCAAGGGCGCCTGTATCGGCCACGTGGGCGCTCGGGTGCGCAACGTGATGAGCGAGCTCGGTGGCGAGAAGATCGACATCATCGACTACTCGGACGACCCGGCTCAGTTCGTCGGGAATGCTTTGTCGCCCGCGAAGGTTGTATCGGTGAGCGTGGTGGACGAACGGGCCAGGACGGCCAGGGTCGTCGTACCCGACTTCCAGCTTTCCCTGGCGATCGGCAAGGAAGGTCAGAACGCGCGGCTCGCCGCTCGACTCACCGGTTGGCGGATCGACATCCGCAGTGACGCGGCCCCCGACGCGGGGCAACCGAGTGAGAAGCGGCACCCCGCGGCGGCCGGTTCCGCCGACTGA
- a CDS encoding YlxR family protein — protein MVASDGRLVVDERRRLPGRGAWLHPHPGCLSKAERRRAFPRALRVRGVLDTAPVRHYVERFTESKAGVESPRPERTRKQVDPS, from the coding sequence GTGGTCGCGTCGGACGGGCGGTTGGTCGTCGACGAACGTCGGCGCTTGCCGGGCCGCGGGGCCTGGTTGCACCCGCATCCGGGCTGCCTGTCCAAGGCCGAGCGGCGACGGGCGTTCCCCCGTGCTCTTCGAGTGAGGGGGGTGCTCGACACCGCTCCCGTGCGGCATTATGTGGAACGGTTCACCGAGAGCAAGGCGGGCGTGGAATCACCGCGTCCGGAACGGACAAGGAAGCAGGTCGACCCGTCATGA
- a CDS encoding DUF503 domain-containing protein, which yields MFVGTLELDVLLGDVRSLKQKRSAVRPIVAELRRRYEVAVAEAGHLDLYRRSLLGVAVVAADASHVRDVLDACERLVAARPEIELLSARRRLLGPED from the coding sequence ATGTTCGTCGGCACACTGGAACTGGACGTGCTGCTCGGCGACGTCCGGTCGCTGAAGCAGAAGCGTTCCGCCGTCCGTCCCATCGTGGCCGAACTGCGGCGCCGCTACGAGGTCGCCGTCGCGGAGGCCGGGCATCTCGACCTGTACCGGCGTTCGTTACTGGGTGTGGCCGTCGTGGCTGCGGACGCCTCTCACGTACGGGACGTGTTGGACGCGTGTGAGCGGCTCGTGGCGGCACGCCCGGAGATCGAGTTGTTGTCGGCGCGCCGACGGCTGCTCGGCCCGGAGGATTGA
- the rbfA gene encoding 30S ribosome-binding factor RbfA, whose product MADQARARRLAKRIAQIVASALEHEIKDPRLGNVTITDARVTGDLRDATVYYTVLGDSLDSKPDFAGAAAALESARGVLRTKVGQGTGVRYTPTLTFVPDQLPQDARHIDELLAKAREADAEVARLATGAQPAGEANPYRVKDDEEK is encoded by the coding sequence ATGGCTGATCAGGCTCGCGCACGACGGTTGGCCAAGCGGATCGCACAGATCGTGGCGTCCGCGTTGGAGCACGAGATCAAGGACCCGCGGCTGGGCAACGTGACGATCACCGACGCCAGGGTCACGGGTGACCTGCGCGATGCCACCGTGTACTACACGGTGCTCGGCGACAGCCTCGACTCCAAGCCGGACTTCGCGGGAGCCGCCGCCGCGTTGGAGTCGGCGCGCGGGGTGTTGCGGACGAAGGTCGGGCAGGGCACGGGCGTGCGGTACACGCCGACGCTGACGTTCGTACCCGATCAGTTGCCGCAGGACGCTCGCCACATCGACGAGTTGCTGGCGAAGGCGCGGGAGGCCGATGCCGAGGTGGCCCGCCTGGCCACGGGCGCGCAGCCCGCGGGCGAGGCCAACCCGTACCGCGTGAAGGACGACGAGGAGAAGTAG
- a CDS encoding methyltransferase domain-containing protein, which produces MITTTLDSAALRTRLVDRLVVDGFLHEPRWRQAFRAVPREKLVDAFTVRDPYTGDLTHYDLVADPGPALTAVYGDVPLLTQRVAGVRATPSSATPARMALLLERLDAYPGHRVLEIGIGTGYLTALLSHELGSRAVTGVAGDPQLVEQVRLRLAELGYRPRLVVGRGAHGAPSTSLHDRVLAAHGLPWVPPTWLSQVRPGGIILIDLGFLLLRLSVGDNRRAIGRFIDYAASMHPRAASDLTGLPVRDILAATNRRGRIDRGPRPSYLEERPLQCLHAVVFPHVHKAIVYGDDDSVSYALTDSVSGAWARARPDGDGYVTVVHGGPRNLWSDLTGLARWWNDRGRPDPTRFGLTVAADGKHVLWLDRPDKVVTRLPIR; this is translated from the coding sequence GTGATCACCACAACCCTCGACAGCGCCGCGCTTCGTACCCGGCTCGTCGACCGTCTCGTGGTCGACGGTTTTCTGCACGAGCCCCGGTGGCGGCAGGCCTTCCGTGCCGTTCCGCGCGAGAAACTCGTGGACGCGTTCACGGTGCGCGACCCGTACACCGGCGATCTCACCCACTACGACCTCGTTGCCGACCCCGGTCCCGCGCTCACCGCCGTCTACGGTGACGTCCCGCTGCTCACGCAGCGCGTCGCGGGGGTGAGGGCCACGCCGAGCTCGGCCACGCCCGCGCGGATGGCGTTGCTGCTCGAACGCCTCGACGCCTATCCCGGACACCGGGTGCTGGAGATCGGCATCGGCACCGGTTACCTCACCGCCCTGCTGTCCCACGAACTCGGGTCCCGCGCGGTCACCGGGGTCGCCGGGGATCCGCAACTGGTGGAGCAGGTTCGGCTCCGCCTCGCCGAGCTGGGCTACCGGCCCCGGTTGGTGGTGGGGCGCGGCGCGCACGGCGCCCCGTCGACCTCGCTCCACGACCGTGTCCTCGCCGCCCACGGCCTGCCCTGGGTGCCTCCCACGTGGCTGTCGCAGGTCCGGCCCGGAGGGATCATCCTGATCGACCTGGGTTTCTTGCTCCTTCGGTTGAGCGTCGGCGACAACCGCCGGGCCATCGGGCGGTTCATCGACTACGCCGCGTCCATGCACCCGCGTGCCGCCTCCGACCTCACCGGCCTCCCCGTGCGCGACATCCTCGCGGCGACCAACCGCAGGGGACGGATCGACCGTGGGCCACGGCCGTCCTACCTGGAGGAACGCCCACTGCAGTGCCTGCACGCCGTCGTCTTCCCGCACGTCCACAAGGCCATCGTGTACGGCGACGACGACAGCGTCTCCTACGCGTTGACCGACTCGGTGTCGGGAGCGTGGGCTCGGGCCCGCCCCGACGGCGACGGGTACGTCACGGTCGTGCACGGGGGGCCTCGGAACCTGTGGTCCGATCTCACCGGGCTCGCCCGCTGGTGGAACGACCGCGGCCGTCCCGACCCGACCCGGTTCGGACTCACCGTCGCCGCCGACGGAAAGCACGTGCTGTGGCTCGACCGGCCGGACAAGGTGGTGACGCGGCTGCCCATCCGGTAG
- a CDS encoding TRM11 family SAM-dependent methyltransferase, producing the protein MPEYAILILPSANRVYTDTAPTLVRNEVWAFASLLSATVTDTGTRTIGGVDYVTVTTERELSDTDVALLSNVSSAYALFELTGELLRPLTLRPTARFDSDLLTIQKYPGKTNEQFTQLLFNLTLLASRWAREGYTIPLHVLDPLCGRGTTLNQAMMYGHDATGVEVSPKDFEAYERFIKTWLRSKRLKHTAQSGALRRHKTRLGQRLEIEYAASKEEYRAGRTRRLAYYNTDTLRTDELLREESVHLVVTDAPYGVQHGSRAEDDSLARSPRDLLAAALPVWTRVLRPGGAVGISYNTHVLSRSALTALCERAGLSVVTGPGYDDLTHRVDQSIERDVVVARK; encoded by the coding sequence ATGCCCGAGTACGCGATCCTCATTCTTCCCTCCGCCAATCGTGTCTACACCGACACCGCACCCACGCTCGTGCGGAACGAGGTGTGGGCGTTCGCGTCCCTGCTGTCGGCGACGGTGACCGACACCGGCACGCGGACGATCGGGGGTGTCGACTACGTCACGGTGACCACGGAACGGGAGTTGTCCGACACCGACGTGGCGCTGCTGTCGAACGTCTCGTCCGCGTACGCGTTGTTCGAACTCACCGGGGAGCTGCTGCGTCCCCTGACGCTGAGGCCCACCGCGCGGTTCGACTCCGACCTGCTCACCATTCAGAAATATCCGGGCAAGACCAACGAGCAGTTCACCCAGCTGCTGTTCAACCTCACGTTGCTGGCGTCCCGATGGGCGCGCGAGGGCTACACCATCCCGCTCCACGTCCTCGACCCGCTCTGCGGGCGTGGCACCACGCTGAACCAGGCCATGATGTACGGCCACGACGCCACCGGCGTGGAGGTATCGCCGAAGGACTTCGAGGCGTACGAGCGCTTCATCAAGACTTGGTTGCGCAGCAAACGGCTCAAGCACACGGCGCAGTCCGGCGCGCTGCGGCGGCACAAGACGCGCCTGGGCCAGCGACTGGAGATCGAGTACGCGGCCAGCAAGGAGGAGTACCGGGCCGGTCGGACCCGCCGCCTCGCCTACTACAACACCGACACCCTGCGCACCGACGAACTCCTCCGGGAGGAATCGGTGCACCTCGTCGTCACCGACGCGCCGTACGGGGTACAGCACGGCAGTCGTGCGGAGGACGACTCGCTGGCGCGCAGCCCGCGCGACCTGCTCGCCGCGGCGCTCCCCGTGTGGACACGGGTGCTGCGGCCCGGTGGAGCCGTGGGGATCTCGTACAACACCCATGTCCTGAGCCGGTCGGCGCTCACCGCTCTCTGCGAACGCGCGGGGCTGAGCGTGGTGACCGGTCCCGGCTACGACGACCTGACCCACCGTGTCGATCAGTCGATCGAACGTGACGTCGTCGTGGCACGGAAGTAG
- a CDS encoding MATE family efflux transporter: MTDTSSNRVPAREVWRLAVPALGVLAAEPLYVLVDTAVVGHLGALPLAGLALGGTLLSLVSTQLTFLSYGTTARTARLYGAGRRDEAVREGTQATWLAVAVGLLVLLVGQLLAEPVALAMSGDEAVAERTVTWLRIALCGAPMILVTMAGNGWMRGVQDAVRPLRYVLAGNALSAVLCPVLVYPVGWGLAGSAVANVVAQAVSASLFLLALVREGGLVRPNPKVMRAQLRLGRDLVLRSLAFQACFVSATSVAARTSTEAVGAHQVVWQLWTFLSLVLDSVAIAAQSLVGAALGANNSPRARGIAAQIVIYGLVFGCVLAVVFAAAYPVLPHAFTTDAGVLGTIPHAWWFFVALQPVAGVVFALDGVLLGAGDATFLRNATVGSAVLGYLPLIWVSLALGWGLVGIWTGLTLFMVLRLTFVVLRWRSGRWAVEGTEGSVRT; this comes from the coding sequence GTGACCGACACGAGCTCGAATCGCGTACCCGCTCGGGAGGTGTGGCGGCTCGCCGTGCCCGCGCTGGGGGTGCTGGCCGCCGAACCGCTGTACGTTCTCGTGGACACCGCCGTGGTCGGTCATCTGGGGGCGTTGCCGTTGGCCGGGCTCGCGCTCGGCGGCACATTGCTGTCGCTGGTGTCCACGCAGCTCACGTTCCTGTCCTACGGCACCACGGCCCGGACGGCTCGCCTGTACGGGGCCGGTCGCCGGGACGAGGCGGTGCGGGAGGGCACCCAGGCCACGTGGCTCGCGGTGGCGGTCGGCCTCCTCGTGCTGCTCGTGGGGCAGTTGCTGGCCGAACCCGTCGCACTGGCGATGTCGGGCGACGAGGCCGTGGCCGAGCGGACGGTGACGTGGCTGCGCATCGCCCTGTGCGGCGCGCCGATGATCCTCGTGACCATGGCGGGCAACGGGTGGATGCGCGGGGTACAGGACGCCGTGCGTCCGCTGCGCTACGTTCTGGCGGGCAACGCGCTGTCGGCGGTGCTGTGTCCCGTGCTCGTGTACCCGGTGGGCTGGGGGCTGGCGGGCTCGGCCGTGGCGAACGTCGTGGCCCAGGCGGTGTCGGCGAGCCTGTTCCTGTTGGCGCTGGTGCGCGAGGGCGGTCTCGTGCGACCGAACCCGAAGGTGATGCGCGCGCAGTTGCGGTTGGGGCGCGACCTCGTGCTGCGCAGCCTGGCCTTCCAGGCCTGCTTCGTGTCCGCCACCTCGGTGGCCGCGCGGACCTCCACCGAGGCCGTCGGCGCGCACCAGGTGGTGTGGCAGTTGTGGACGTTCCTGTCGCTGGTGCTCGACTCGGTGGCCATCGCGGCACAGTCGCTCGTGGGGGCCGCGCTCGGGGCGAACAACTCGCCGCGGGCCCGTGGCATCGCGGCGCAGATCGTCATCTACGGGCTCGTGTTCGGCTGCGTACTCGCCGTCGTGTTCGCCGCGGCGTATCCCGTCCTGCCGCACGCGTTCACGACCGACGCCGGAGTGCTCGGCACCATCCCGCACGCGTGGTGGTTCTTCGTCGCGTTGCAGCCCGTGGCCGGGGTCGTGTTCGCGTTGGACGGCGTGCTGCTCGGCGCGGGCGACGCGACGTTCCTGCGCAACGCGACGGTGGGCAGCGCCGTGCTCGGCTACCTGCCGCTGATCTGGGTGTCGCTGGCGCTCGGCTGGGGGCTCGTGGGGATCTGGACCGGGCTGACGTTGTTCATGGTCCTGCGGCTGACCTTCGTGGTGCTGCGGTGGCGGTCGGGGCGGTGGGCCGTCGAGGGCACGGAGGGCTCCGTGCGGACGTGA
- a CDS encoding MFS transporter — MSSRPATTPSAAPLTSWLIWLTAAIVYLLAVFHRTSLGVAGLDAAERFGVGSAALSAFTVLQIGVYAAMQIPTGVLVDRFGPRRILTCALVFLGLGQVLLALADTYAVALLARGVLGLGDALTFVSVLRLAANHFPGKQYMLVTALTGTLGFIGNLAATLPLTLLLAGPGWTPTFLVAGLVTLAFTAAVTVAVRDTPTSRTSSSAAESASEIAVQLKEALRVPGTRLGFWTHFTTPFSQNVMVLLWGVPFLVEGQGYSATTASSLLAVFVVGAMVAGPVLGGFIGRRPELRMPLVAVYLAATAVAWAVLLGWPGQVPVPVLVAAFVVLSFGGPFSTVGFALARDYNPMARVGTATGIVNVGGFVATTVASLLIGVLLEATGDYRIALVTMVLVLAFGAWRICVWWLRARAAVFAAEDRGDPVPVRLRRHRWDSVRTSFGRSPSPV; from the coding sequence TTGTCTTCCCGACCTGCCACGACCCCCTCCGCCGCCCCGCTGACGTCGTGGTTGATCTGGTTGACCGCAGCGATCGTCTACCTACTCGCCGTTTTCCACCGCACCTCCCTGGGAGTCGCGGGTCTCGACGCCGCCGAACGGTTCGGTGTCGGCTCCGCGGCCCTGTCCGCCTTCACCGTCCTGCAGATCGGCGTGTACGCGGCCATGCAGATCCCCACCGGGGTCCTGGTCGACAGATTCGGGCCGCGCAGGATCCTCACCTGTGCCCTGGTCTTCCTCGGACTCGGGCAGGTGCTGCTCGCGCTGGCGGACACCTACGCCGTCGCGCTTCTCGCCCGCGGCGTGCTCGGGCTCGGTGACGCCCTCACGTTCGTCTCCGTCCTCCGCCTGGCCGCCAACCACTTCCCCGGCAAGCAGTACATGCTCGTCACCGCGTTGACCGGCACGCTCGGTTTCATCGGAAACCTGGCCGCCACGCTGCCGTTGACGCTCCTGCTCGCCGGCCCCGGCTGGACGCCGACCTTCCTCGTGGCGGGTCTCGTCACCCTGGCGTTCACGGCGGCGGTGACCGTGGCCGTGCGTGACACCCCGACCTCCCGTACGTCCTCCTCGGCCGCGGAGTCGGCCTCGGAGATCGCGGTGCAGCTCAAGGAGGCACTGCGGGTGCCGGGAACGCGACTCGGGTTCTGGACGCACTTCACCACGCCGTTCTCCCAGAACGTCATGGTGCTGCTGTGGGGCGTGCCGTTCCTCGTGGAGGGCCAGGGCTACTCCGCCACGACCGCGAGTTCCCTGCTGGCGGTGTTCGTGGTCGGTGCGATGGTCGCCGGCCCGGTGCTCGGCGGATTCATCGGACGCAGGCCGGAACTGCGCATGCCGCTCGTGGCCGTGTACCTCGCGGCGACCGCGGTGGCGTGGGCGGTGTTGCTCGGCTGGCCGGGTCAGGTGCCCGTCCCCGTCCTCGTGGCCGCGTTCGTCGTGCTCTCCTTCGGGGGTCCGTTCTCCACGGTCGGTTTCGCCCTCGCCCGCGACTACAACCCGATGGCCCGCGTCGGCACCGCCACGGGCATCGTCAACGTCGGTGGGTTCGTCGCCACCACGGTGGCGTCCCTGCTGATCGGGGTGCTGCTGGAGGCTACCGGCGACTACCGGATCGCCCTGGTGACGATGGTGCTCGTGCTCGCCTTCGGGGCCTGGCGGATCTGCGTGTGGTGGTTGAGGGCGCGGGCGGCCGTGTTCGCCGCCGAGGACCGGGGAGACCCGGTTCCGGTGCGGTTGCGCAGGCATCGTTGGGATTCGGTCCGCACGAGCTTCGGACGCTCTCCCTCGCCGGTGTAA